Proteins encoded in a region of the Prochlorothrix hollandica PCC 9006 = CALU 1027 genome:
- a CDS encoding glycosyltransferase, giving the protein MPLRSRYVFYVEATLPQSAAYLVTATQHANAAANVGHDALLIYLQQGKDALRPWRWFSPFHPQSPTTEIVNVYGLQPQLKVIPLAIPWPFGVGKGRFTNVSSLVCKYYLPWHFLRQTYILQTNNWNAVKAAVRHGTYVIFEQEHYGQTAFDPAIVHSPFFTAAVTLSDPVRTDMLARGMPEDKLLQLHLGFNQRFQERHATAAATWRNTLLASRYQSLVLYCGALHRFKGVDLLLDIAPQFPKVAFIFAGGKPDQIHHYRQQAHAKGATNANFLGHLGHDRLVSLLQGVDLVLYPHLLNEAATFTSPLKFFEYLASGTPLVSTIIPPLKPFTTESLAAVWAEPSNPAAFQEALAIALQTYPYRSDGYGINIKFSNQFSWENRIKKIRSFADDRIAGQHPTPPAGSRKRLNP; this is encoded by the coding sequence ATGCCCCTACGATCGCGCTATGTCTTCTATGTCGAAGCAACATTGCCCCAATCAGCGGCCTATTTGGTGACTGCAACCCAACATGCCAATGCTGCTGCTAATGTAGGCCATGATGCCCTCTTAATTTATTTGCAACAAGGCAAAGATGCCCTGCGGCCTTGGCGATGGTTTAGCCCTTTTCATCCCCAGTCACCCACCACCGAGATCGTTAACGTCTATGGTTTGCAACCTCAGCTTAAGGTGATTCCCCTGGCTATTCCTTGGCCCTTTGGGGTGGGGAAGGGTCGCTTCACCAATGTCAGCAGTTTAGTGTGTAAGTATTATCTTCCCTGGCATTTTCTACGCCAGACTTATATCCTCCAAACTAATAATTGGAATGCTGTTAAGGCAGCAGTTCGCCATGGTACCTATGTCATTTTTGAGCAGGAGCATTATGGCCAAACTGCCTTTGATCCAGCCATTGTCCACAGTCCGTTTTTTACCGCCGCTGTCACCCTGTCTGATCCTGTGCGAACTGATATGCTGGCGCGGGGAATGCCGGAGGATAAACTATTACAGCTCCATCTCGGCTTTAATCAACGGTTCCAGGAGCGTCACGCCACCGCCGCCGCAACTTGGCGCAACACCCTGCTGGCTTCCCGCTATCAGTCCCTGGTCTTATACTGTGGAGCGTTACACCGCTTTAAGGGTGTTGATTTGCTGCTGGATATTGCACCCCAATTTCCCAAGGTGGCCTTTATTTTTGCCGGGGGTAAACCCGATCAGATCCACCATTATCGACAGCAAGCCCACGCTAAAGGAGCGACCAATGCTAACTTTTTGGGGCATCTGGGCCACGATCGCCTCGTGAGTTTATTACAAGGGGTTGATCTGGTGTTATATCCCCATTTGCTCAATGAAGCGGCCACCTTCACCTCCCCCCTCAAGTTTTTTGAATATTTAGCATCGGGCACCCCCCTCGTCTCGACGATAATCCCCCCCCTCAAACCCTTTACCACGGAGTCTTTAGCCGCAGTTTGGGCGGAACCCAGCAATCCCGCAGCATTCCAGGAAGCTCTGGCGATCGCCCTCCAAACCTATCCCTACCGCAGTGATGGTTATGGGATCAATATCAAATTTTCCAACCAATTCTCTTGGGAAAATCGAATTAAAAAAATTAGATCCTTTGCCGACGATCGCATTGCTGGCCAACACCCCACACCACCGGCAGGATCACGGAAGCGGTTAAACCCCTAA
- a CDS encoding sulfotransferase family 2 domain-containing protein: MTIKARVKHVLNQLQLRWYTSKYQLPDNYRRIYHYHIRKSAGTSLNTAFWSLAGLNLQSMGRRCQVCRKGLIFVRHQPSLINQGNYFYGNSHNPAHRLQLPKETFTITILRDPLSRLLSYYRYLLYIKNSPQAKQQEPFYQEVSKEALNLGNSFQDFLDRIPQKTIIHQLKMFSKNGQVDEAVDRVLQCSIVCFTESFSEDLGRINQRLQLSLTERRDRSFAGTLDLSPADLAAAREVLAPEFEFIETVQKKLAA; this comes from the coding sequence ATGACAATAAAAGCAAGGGTTAAACACGTCTTAAATCAATTACAATTGCGCTGGTATACCTCAAAATATCAGCTTCCGGACAACTACCGTCGCATTTACCACTACCACATCCGAAAATCAGCAGGAACTAGTTTAAACACAGCATTTTGGAGTTTGGCCGGTCTCAATCTTCAGAGTATGGGACGACGATGCCAAGTATGTCGAAAAGGTCTGATTTTTGTCCGTCACCAGCCGAGTTTAATTAATCAAGGCAATTACTTTTACGGCAATTCCCATAACCCTGCCCACCGCCTTCAGTTACCCAAGGAAACCTTTACCATAACAATTTTAAGGGATCCCTTATCCCGCTTGTTATCCTACTATCGCTATTTACTTTACATTAAGAATAGTCCCCAAGCTAAACAGCAAGAACCCTTCTATCAGGAAGTGAGTAAGGAAGCCTTAAACCTAGGCAATTCTTTCCAAGATTTTCTCGATCGCATTCCCCAAAAAACCATTATTCATCAACTAAAAATGTTTTCAAAAAACGGTCAGGTTGATGAAGCTGTCGATCGAGTGCTGCAATGCTCCATTGTCTGTTTTACGGAGAGTTTCAGCGAAGATTTAGGGCGAATTAATCAACGGCTCCAGCTATCCCTGACGGAACGCCGCGATCGCTCCTTTGCCGGGACACTAGACCTCAGTCCAGCGGACTTAGCAGCAGCCCGTGAGGTGCTAGCCCCTGAATTTGAATTTATCGAAACCGTGCAGAAAAAGTTAGCCGCCTAA
- a CDS encoding ParB/RepB/Spo0J family partition protein, which produces MTGSNKKDQPYGGKLRGVAALLGMDALEEAPAATPEETTDPGTTQELGTSNQGLTVAIAAIHLPAEQPRRYFDPEKLQQLADSIQHHGILEPLLVRPLGPGRYELVAGERRLRAAQSLQMDQVPVVVREMSGEEAIAIALIENLQREDLNPVEETEGVLNLLALHLGMKVDGIPALLYRMRNAAIGNSNQNVLISPEAETIQGVFSALGLLSWESFTTSRLPLLKLPPEILEALRSGQIAYTKAQTIARIKDPEQRGHLLHQAVALHWTLAQIKAAIAALPSATPAPQEPNLQQRADQAYRQIRRSPIWSDPNKKKQVEKLVNLLETLMAET; this is translated from the coding sequence ATGACTGGAAGCAACAAGAAAGATCAGCCCTATGGCGGCAAACTGCGGGGAGTAGCGGCGCTGCTGGGGATGGATGCCCTCGAAGAAGCACCCGCCGCCACCCCTGAGGAGACGACAGATCCAGGGACTACCCAGGAGCTAGGGACATCAAACCAGGGTCTGACCGTGGCGATCGCGGCGATCCATCTGCCCGCCGAGCAACCCCGCCGCTACTTTGACCCGGAAAAACTGCAACAACTGGCGGACTCCATCCAGCACCATGGCATTCTAGAACCGCTGCTGGTGCGTCCCCTGGGACCAGGGCGCTATGAACTGGTGGCGGGGGAACGACGGCTGCGGGCGGCCCAGTCCCTCCAGATGGATCAGGTGCCGGTGGTGGTGCGGGAGATGAGTGGCGAAGAGGCCATCGCGATCGCCCTGATCGAGAACCTGCAACGGGAGGATCTGAACCCAGTGGAGGAAACCGAGGGGGTGCTCAATTTGCTGGCCCTACACCTGGGAATGAAGGTGGATGGGATCCCGGCCCTGCTCTATCGGATGCGCAATGCAGCCATTGGCAACAGTAATCAAAACGTTTTGATTAGCCCGGAAGCTGAGACGATCCAAGGGGTCTTTAGCGCCCTGGGGCTGCTATCGTGGGAGTCCTTCACCACCAGCCGCCTACCGCTGCTGAAGTTGCCGCCGGAGATTCTGGAGGCGCTGCGATCGGGCCAAATTGCCTACACCAAGGCCCAGACCATCGCCCGCATCAAAGACCCGGAACAGCGGGGACACCTGCTGCACCAAGCGGTTGCTCTCCACTGGACCCTAGCCCAAATCAAGGCGGCGATCGCCGCCCTCCCCAGCGCCACCCCGGCTCCCCAAGAACCCAACCTGCAACAACGGGCCGACCAAGCCTATCGCCAGATTCGGCGATCGCCCATTTGGTCCGATCCCAACAAGAAAAAGCAGGTGGAAAAACTGGTGAACCTGTTGGAAACCCTAATGGCGGAGACCTAA
- a CDS encoding DUF7682 family zinc-binding protein: MPKRRKTFPCGHKGFGQFCHTCAQKTAKLEAQDQARAKQKKQRDDWNATFEADIVDLRGLPRPIVTKARRILDTLQSGADYHQFRGKRLNHDRRWISIPLGHDYRLLCWDGETGIQPHKVMSHEDYNVKKPGT, translated from the coding sequence ATGCCTAAACGACGTAAAACGTTCCCCTGTGGCCATAAAGGATTTGGCCAGTTCTGTCACACCTGTGCCCAGAAAACCGCCAAGCTGGAAGCCCAAGACCAAGCCAGAGCTAAACAGAAAAAGCAACGAGACGATTGGAATGCCACCTTTGAGGCGGATATTGTGGACCTGAGAGGATTGCCTCGGCCCATTGTGACGAAGGCAAGGCGAATCCTGGATACCCTGCAATCCGGGGCAGACTATCACCAATTTAGAGGGAAACGCCTGAACCACGATCGCCGCTGGATCAGTATTCCCCTGGGCCATGACTACCGCCTCCTCTGTTGGGATGGGGAGACGGGCATTCAACCCCATAAGGTCATGTCCCATGAAGATTACAACGTTAAAAAACCAGGAACCTAG
- a CDS encoding sulfotransferase, giving the protein MTSLTTIKAFLKTVLPQSWLEERASRRWYQEQRDGVQTIAAAIQGLETRWGLRPPDSPHRPIFIFSAQWQSGSTLLQRLINSDRRVLIWGEPFHKSNLVQSLGNSLRSFTAQFPPEDYFIDSPNFRDSEDQFDRRWTANLYPELQTLITAHRGFYHSLYGQPALDRGFERWGIKEVRLSMDHAYYLKWLFPRAKFLFLYRNPYKAYQSCHTWRDLYLRWPDVPVPTPQVFGTLWREMVEGYQAGYQQVDGLLIKYEDFCAGSPAVDQLSDYLDLNLKAEAMDRKIGSQRQTTPLSPHQIKTLRRAVNPLAHQLGYTSL; this is encoded by the coding sequence TTGACCTCTTTAACAACGATCAAGGCATTCCTTAAAACCGTATTACCCCAATCCTGGCTAGAGGAACGGGCTAGTCGCCGTTGGTACCAGGAACAACGGGATGGGGTGCAGACCATTGCAGCGGCTATCCAAGGATTAGAAACACGGTGGGGACTGAGACCCCCTGATAGTCCCCATCGCCCGATTTTTATTTTTTCGGCCCAATGGCAATCGGGTTCCACCCTGCTGCAACGGCTAATTAATTCCGATCGCCGGGTTTTGATTTGGGGCGAACCCTTCCATAAAAGTAATCTAGTTCAATCTTTAGGCAATTCTCTGCGATCGTTTACGGCTCAATTTCCCCCAGAGGACTACTTTATCGACTCCCCCAATTTTCGGGATAGTGAAGACCAGTTCGATCGCCGCTGGACCGCTAATCTCTATCCAGAATTGCAAACCTTGATCACAGCTCACCGGGGGTTTTACCACAGCCTTTATGGTCAGCCCGCCCTCGATCGGGGGTTTGAACGGTGGGGCATTAAGGAAGTGCGCCTCTCCATGGATCATGCCTATTACTTAAAATGGCTGTTTCCCCGTGCCAAATTTTTATTCCTCTATCGCAACCCCTATAAAGCCTATCAATCCTGCCATACTTGGCGGGATCTGTACCTGCGTTGGCCCGATGTGCCTGTGCCCACTCCCCAAGTCTTTGGAACCCTGTGGCGGGAAATGGTGGAGGGTTACCAAGCGGGTTACCAACAGGTTGATGGTCTCTTGATTAAATATGAAGACTTTTGTGCAGGTTCTCCCGCCGTCGATCAATTGTCAGATTATTTAGATTTAAACCTCAAGGCCGAGGCCATGGATCGCAAGATTGGCTCCCAACGGCAAACAACACCCTTATCCCCACACCAGATCAAAACGCTCCGGAGGGCTGTCAATCCCCTGGCCCATCAGTTAGGTTATACTAGCCTATAA
- a CDS encoding ParA family protein translates to MTKVIALFNQSGGVGKSTLTLNLGHHLSRRKQRVLLIDMDPQASLTTFMGLDPVELDRTVYNAIVGEEPLPIYPDIHGVDLAPTNINLCAAELELVSTLMREMRLRDTIEPLLPNYDFILIDCPPSLGILSVISLVAATHVLVPIQTQFKAFQGTDLLLNTVAGLRAKANKTLRIAGFIPTLYDGRTAQESRTLKAIQEQLSPLAPVFEPIPKSIAFADASEARKPLVLLKAKHPGVLVLMQIAKALEKMP, encoded by the coding sequence ATGACTAAGGTTATCGCCCTCTTTAACCAATCCGGGGGAGTGGGTAAAAGTACCCTTACCCTGAACCTGGGTCACCATCTCAGCCGGAGAAAACAACGGGTTTTACTGATCGACATGGATCCCCAAGCGTCCCTGACCACCTTCATGGGACTGGATCCGGTGGAGCTGGATCGCACCGTCTACAATGCCATTGTGGGCGAAGAGCCGCTGCCCATTTACCCCGATATCCATGGTGTTGACCTGGCCCCCACCAACATCAACCTCTGTGCGGCTGAATTGGAATTGGTCTCAACCCTGATGCGGGAAATGCGGCTGCGGGATACGATCGAGCCGCTCTTACCCAACTATGACTTTATTTTGATCGACTGTCCCCCCAGCCTGGGAATCCTCAGTGTCATTAGTTTGGTGGCGGCAACCCATGTCTTGGTGCCCATCCAAACCCAGTTTAAGGCGTTCCAGGGCACCGATCTCCTGCTCAATACCGTGGCCGGTCTGCGGGCTAAGGCCAACAAAACCCTGCGCATTGCCGGGTTTATCCCCACCCTCTACGATGGCCGCACGGCCCAGGAATCTCGCACCCTCAAAGCCATCCAAGAGCAACTGTCCCCCTTGGCCCCCGTCTTTGAACCCATCCCCAAAAGCATTGCTTTTGCTGATGCCTCCGAAGCCCGCAAGCCCCTGGTGTTGCTGAAGGCCAAGCATCCAGGGGTCTTGGTGTTGATGCAAATTGCTAAAGCCCTGGAGAAAATGCCATGA
- a CDS encoding glycosyltransferase, with product MPNPDPVNPSRPSLALYYPYFLGGGAEAVCLWMIEALKQRYALTLFTLVSPRWSHLNAMYGTHIEDHEVVVQALVPQKLGSIVHFWVANNPDCRKIAIHWVLRYFKAKTARYAGVISGYNGADLGRPGIQYVHWVKVLEGDRKRYNRISNFSLDRLRQNLSLVNSDVVAQAVAKNYGTASQILYPPVVIPVVNVPWTEKTDSFICSGRLVAAKAPHRVIEMVSQVRQQGQNVHLHLTGGGGGMYAQKYQRFLGQLIRDNPAWITLHENLSYGAYVDLLSTCRYGIHIKQEPFGIVVAEMLKAGIIPFVRSKGGQVEIVGSQPELLFDDETDGVAKILAVLQSPDLQHQLLTRLHDRKVLFSSDRFCQEMTTVVDRYLQTPHPG from the coding sequence ATGCCTAACCCTGATCCCGTGAACCCCAGCCGCCCCAGCCTCGCCTTGTATTACCCCTACTTTCTGGGGGGTGGAGCCGAGGCGGTCTGTCTGTGGATGATTGAAGCCCTGAAACAGCGCTATGCCCTGACCCTGTTTACCCTCGTTTCACCCCGTTGGTCCCACCTCAACGCCATGTATGGGACCCACATTGAGGATCATGAGGTGGTTGTTCAGGCACTGGTGCCGCAAAAACTGGGTTCGATCGTTCATTTTTGGGTGGCCAATAATCCAGACTGTCGGAAGATTGCGATCCATTGGGTACTGCGGTATTTCAAGGCCAAAACCGCCCGCTATGCAGGGGTGATTTCCGGTTACAATGGCGCTGATTTAGGTCGTCCCGGTATTCAGTATGTCCATTGGGTGAAGGTCTTAGAAGGAGACCGAAAACGATATAACCGCATTTCTAATTTCTCCCTGGATCGATTGCGACAAAACCTGTCCCTTGTTAATTCAGATGTTGTTGCCCAGGCCGTGGCAAAAAATTATGGCACAGCCTCCCAGATCCTCTATCCGCCGGTGGTGATTCCGGTGGTTAATGTGCCGTGGACTGAGAAAACCGACAGTTTTATTTGCAGTGGGCGACTAGTGGCGGCCAAGGCTCCCCATCGTGTCATTGAGATGGTCAGCCAGGTACGGCAGCAGGGCCAGAACGTCCATCTTCACCTGACAGGGGGCGGCGGTGGCATGTATGCCCAGAAATACCAACGCTTTTTAGGGCAACTAATTCGCGATAACCCAGCCTGGATTACCCTCCACGAAAACCTGAGCTATGGTGCCTATGTGGATCTGCTGTCCACTTGTCGCTATGGCATTCATATTAAACAGGAACCCTTTGGCATTGTGGTGGCGGAAATGCTCAAGGCGGGCATTATTCCCTTTGTGCGATCCAAGGGGGGCCAGGTTGAAATTGTGGGTTCCCAGCCGGAATTATTGTTTGACGATGAAACCGATGGCGTGGCCAAGATTCTAGCGGTCCTGCAAAGTCCCGATCTCCAACACCAGCTACTGACTCGTTTACACGATCGCAAAGTCTTATTTTCCAGCGATCGCTTCTGCCAAGAAATGACAACGGTGGTCGATCGCTACCTCCAGACCCCACACCCTGGTTAA
- a CDS encoding glycerol-3-phosphate acyltransferase: MVNALNPSLALVILVVLSPLLGALPLIDWITRGLTGKRLAQVGTGNVSVSAAFYHGGRWVGILAVLSEAGKGMAGVLLSRGLGLGAGWELVALVGLVAGRYWLGQGAGTTTMTWGYLLHDWVAALGVAAISGLYFAWQRQRHRSRWAVLVLIPLAEWIRSPQDPITLTAALTLSLLMGWIYYRMADDLDLSNHGVQGRTRSVFRFFQGKTPPTSPSAVSPPPRRILSLDDRLDPQQVGAKAATLSQLKRWGYGVPPGWVLPAGLPGRSILARVQPSPQQPWVVRSSAVGEDGEQASAAGQYQSVLQVTSPEALLESIDQVRDSYHRATAAQYRRDRGVAEAPMAVLVQRQVRGQLSGVAFSRDPLEPGAAWVSIEALPGTAEAVVSGQHTPQEYRIVPPASAALNAPEPALDPAPDPDAEPSPLDAAIAAILNPVASLARDLEQRYHGIPQDLEWSHDGQDLWLLQARPITTLQPLWTRKIAAEVIPGAIRPLTWSLNQPLTCGVWGELFQRVLGSRAQGLAFQATATLHNSHAYFNASLLGEIFLRMGLPPESLEFLTQGAKFSKPPLASTLSNVPGLLRLLQWEWQLERDFRRDDRQHFQPALQRLLTQDFSSGNLSSGNLSPGNLSSGNLSSGNLSSGNLSPGNLSPGNLDAWDPAALGQRLDDIRALLPRITYYQILAPLSFALRRALGGVADEALDQSSLPEVAALRSLQHLAQTLGQHLHQHQQPLPQTPQDLRHRLHACPGGADLWHTVEDCIQTYGYLSDVGTDIAVTNWRDDPTPAHRLLLQFIQSPPPPPRSVTPQGKARWLQPRLRLKGQVAQVYLQLLGEVRRSLLALAQIWVAQGCLPQGEDLFFLTFDEVRQGIDQGGLTSGAIAQSHQRREQWQRDQEQPVPFMVYGSQPVRGRSQPSAAPGSGVLQGIGASAGQVQGVVQVVRNLQQWPEVDDQTILVVPYTDAGWAPLLAQVAGVIAETGGRLSHGAIVAREYGIPAVMGVPEATQVFHTGQRVWLDGAAGTVRILATPN, from the coding sequence ATGGTGAATGCCCTAAACCCGTCCTTGGCCCTAGTGATCCTGGTGGTACTGTCCCCCTTGCTGGGGGCATTGCCTTTAATTGACTGGATTACCCGTGGGCTGACGGGTAAGCGACTGGCCCAAGTGGGCACCGGCAATGTTAGCGTCTCAGCGGCCTTCTACCATGGGGGGCGCTGGGTGGGCATCTTGGCCGTACTGTCGGAGGCAGGCAAAGGGATGGCCGGGGTGCTATTGAGTCGGGGGTTAGGGCTGGGGGCGGGGTGGGAACTGGTGGCCCTGGTGGGCTTAGTGGCGGGGCGCTACTGGCTGGGCCAAGGGGCCGGCACCACCACCATGACCTGGGGTTACCTGCTCCATGACTGGGTTGCGGCCCTGGGGGTTGCGGCCATCAGTGGCTTGTATTTTGCATGGCAACGGCAGCGCCACCGCAGTCGCTGGGCCGTGTTGGTCTTGATTCCCCTGGCGGAATGGATCCGATCGCCCCAGGATCCCATTACCCTCACCGCTGCCTTAACCTTAAGTCTGTTAATGGGTTGGATTTATTACCGCATGGCCGATGACTTGGATCTAAGCAACCACGGCGTTCAGGGCCGAACCCGATCGGTCTTTCGCTTTTTCCAGGGGAAAACACCCCCGACTTCCCCGTCTGCCGTTTCCCCCCCGCCCCGCCGCATCCTCAGCCTGGACGATCGCCTCGACCCCCAGCAGGTGGGAGCCAAAGCCGCCACCCTCTCCCAACTCAAACGCTGGGGCTATGGGGTGCCCCCCGGTTGGGTCTTGCCAGCGGGGCTACCGGGGCGATCGATCCTGGCGCGGGTGCAACCGTCCCCCCAGCAGCCCTGGGTGGTGCGATCGTCGGCGGTGGGGGAAGACGGAGAACAGGCTTCGGCGGCAGGCCAATATCAGTCGGTGTTGCAGGTGACCTCCCCTGAGGCACTCCTAGAGTCCATTGACCAAGTTCGCGACAGCTACCACCGGGCCACCGCTGCCCAATATCGCCGCGATCGCGGTGTGGCGGAAGCCCCCATGGCGGTCTTGGTGCAACGGCAGGTGAGGGGGCAACTGTCGGGGGTGGCCTTCAGTCGGGATCCCCTGGAACCAGGGGCGGCCTGGGTCAGCATCGAAGCCCTGCCAGGGACAGCGGAGGCGGTGGTGTCGGGCCAGCACACGCCCCAGGAATATCGCATCGTGCCCCCCGCTTCAGCGGCATTGAACGCACCGGAGCCTGCACTGGATCCTGCACCGGATCCTGATGCTGAACCCAGCCCCCTGGATGCCGCGATCGCCGCCATTTTGAACCCCGTGGCCAGCCTCGCCCGTGACCTGGAACAGCGTTACCATGGCATCCCCCAGGATTTGGAATGGAGCCACGATGGTCAGGATCTCTGGCTCCTCCAGGCCCGCCCCATCACCACCCTGCAACCCCTGTGGACCCGCAAAATTGCCGCAGAAGTGATCCCAGGGGCGATTCGTCCCCTCACCTGGAGCCTGAACCAGCCCCTGACCTGTGGGGTTTGGGGGGAACTGTTCCAACGGGTTTTGGGCAGTCGCGCCCAAGGTCTCGCCTTCCAGGCCACCGCCACCCTCCACAACTCCCACGCCTATTTCAATGCTTCCCTCCTGGGGGAGATTTTTCTGCGCATGGGCCTGCCCCCGGAAAGTCTGGAATTTTTGACCCAAGGCGCAAAATTTAGCAAACCGCCCTTGGCCAGTACCCTCAGCAATGTGCCCGGTTTGCTGCGGCTGTTGCAGTGGGAATGGCAGTTGGAACGGGACTTTCGGCGGGACGATCGCCAGCACTTCCAACCGGCTCTCCAGAGGCTGCTGACCCAGGATTTTAGTTCCGGTAATCTGAGTTCCGGTAATCTTAGTCCCGGTAATCTTAGTTCCGGTAATCTGAGTTCCGGTAATCTGAGTTCCGGTAATCTTAGTCCCGGTAATCTTAGTCCCGGTAATCTTGATGCCTGGGACCCCGCTGCCCTGGGGCAACGCCTCGACGACATCCGCGCCCTGCTGCCCCGCATCACCTATTACCAAATCCTGGCTCCCCTCAGCTTTGCCCTGCGCCGTGCCCTGGGGGGGGTGGCCGATGAAGCCCTGGATCAAAGCTCCTTGCCGGAGGTGGCGGCGTTGCGATCGCTGCAACACCTCGCCCAGACCCTGGGCCAACACCTGCACCAGCATCAGCAACCCCTCCCCCAAACCCCCCAGGACTTACGTCACCGCCTCCACGCCTGTCCCGGTGGAGCCGATCTCTGGCACACCGTAGAAGATTGCATCCAAACCTATGGCTATTTGAGTGATGTGGGCACTGACATCGCCGTGACCAACTGGCGGGATGATCCCACCCCGGCCCATCGCCTTTTGCTGCAATTTATCCAGTCTCCCCCGCCGCCCCCCCGATCGGTCACGCCCCAGGGCAAGGCCCGCTGGTTGCAGCCTCGCCTCCGCCTCAAGGGGCAGGTGGCCCAGGTTTATTTGCAACTGCTGGGGGAGGTGCGCCGCAGTCTGCTGGCCTTGGCCCAGATTTGGGTGGCCCAGGGCTGTTTGCCCCAGGGGGAGGATCTGTTTTTTCTGACCTTCGATGAAGTGCGCCAAGGCATTGATCAGGGGGGTCTGACCTCTGGGGCGATCGCCCAAAGCCACCAGCGCCGGGAACAGTGGCAGCGGGATCAGGAGCAGCCGGTGCCCTTTATGGTCTATGGATCCCAACCGGTGCGAGGCCGATCGCAGCCCTCTGCCGCCCCGGGTTCCGGTGTTTTACAGGGCATTGGAGCCAGTGCCGGACAGGTGCAAGGGGTGGTGCAGGTGGTGCGGAACCTGCAACAGTGGCCGGAGGTGGATGATCAGACCATTCTGGTGGTGCCCTATACCGATGCGGGTTGGGCACCGCTGCTGGCCCAGGTGGCGGGGGTGATTGCGGAAACGGGGGGACGGTTGTCCCATGGGGCGATCGTGGCGCGGGAGTATGGCATCCCAGCGGTGATGGGGGTACCGGAGGCAACCCAAGTGTTCCACACGGGACAGCGGGTCTGGCTAGATGGGGCAGCGGGCACCGTCAGGATTTTAGCCACTCCTAACTAA